One window from the genome of Salisaeta longa DSM 21114 encodes:
- the nuoF gene encoding NADH-quinone oxidoreductase subunit NuoF, protein MEATNGAQSKAGDWRNYQRILLPPVKDLHRLDVYEDEGGYEVLRDVLTDADTTPGDVTETVKEANLRGRGGAGFSAGMKWSFMPEPDDRPRYLACNADESEPGTFKDRQIMEYNPHLLYEGILIAGYAMSIDVCYIYVRGEYADWIQHMERELEKAYAAGYVGQNIMDTGFDMEIVIHKGAGAYICGEETSLLNSLEGKRGYPRYKPPFPAQKGAWDSPTTINNVETLAHVPHIMKNGAEWFGNIGAEGHPGPTIYGIAGHVNRPGAYEYPTGMLITDLIYEVAGGMQQDKGVKAVIPGGSSVPPLRGDSIEGVTMDAESLREAGSMMGTAGMLILNEDTDMVSWLRRVTHFYQHESCGQCTPCREGTGWLEQLVTRIDEGEGRLRDLDLLLDLCDQMEGRTICAFADAAAWPVRNTIQRFREDFEAKCKPSHVTAA, encoded by the coding sequence ATGGAAGCCACGAATGGTGCCCAATCCAAAGCCGGCGACTGGCGCAACTACCAGCGCATCTTGCTGCCGCCCGTAAAAGACCTGCATCGCCTCGACGTGTACGAGGACGAAGGCGGCTACGAGGTGCTGCGCGATGTGCTCACCGACGCCGACACAACGCCCGGCGACGTGACCGAAACGGTGAAAGAAGCCAACCTGCGAGGCCGCGGCGGCGCAGGCTTCTCTGCTGGCATGAAGTGGAGCTTTATGCCCGAGCCGGACGATCGCCCGCGCTACCTAGCGTGCAATGCCGACGAGAGCGAGCCGGGCACGTTTAAAGACCGGCAAATCATGGAGTACAACCCGCACCTGCTCTACGAGGGCATCCTCATTGCGGGCTACGCTATGTCCATTGACGTGTGCTACATCTATGTGCGCGGCGAGTACGCCGACTGGATTCAGCACATGGAGCGTGAGCTCGAAAAAGCCTACGCGGCCGGCTACGTGGGGCAAAACATCATGGACACGGGCTTCGACATGGAGATCGTGATCCACAAGGGCGCCGGGGCCTACATCTGCGGAGAAGAAACAAGCCTCCTCAACTCGCTGGAGGGCAAGCGCGGGTATCCGCGGTACAAGCCGCCGTTTCCGGCCCAAAAAGGCGCATGGGACAGCCCCACGACCATCAACAACGTGGAGACGCTGGCGCACGTGCCGCACATCATGAAAAACGGCGCCGAGTGGTTCGGAAACATCGGTGCTGAAGGCCACCCCGGCCCGACGATCTACGGCATTGCCGGACACGTCAATCGTCCGGGGGCCTACGAGTACCCCACGGGCATGCTCATCACCGACCTGATTTACGAGGTGGCCGGGGGCATGCAGCAAGACAAGGGCGTAAAGGCCGTCATTCCGGGCGGAAGCTCGGTGCCGCCGCTGCGTGGTGACAGCATCGAGGGCGTTACCATGGATGCCGAAAGCCTGCGCGAGGCCGGCTCAATGATGGGGACGGCCGGCATGCTCATCTTGAACGAAGACACCGACATGGTGAGTTGGCTGCGCCGCGTGACGCACTTCTACCAGCACGAAAGCTGCGGGCAGTGCACGCCGTGCCGCGAAGGCACCGGCTGGCTGGAGCAGCTGGTAACCCGTATTGACGAGGGCGAGGGACGGCTCCGCGACCTGGACTTGCTGCTCGATCTGTGCGACCAGATGGAGGGCCGCACGATTTGCGCGTTTGCCGATGCGGCCGCCTGGCCCGTGCGCAACACGATCCAGCGCTTCCGGGAAGACTTTGAGGCGAAATGCAAGCCCTCGCACGTGACGGCGGCGTAG
- the rpe gene encoding ribulose-phosphate 3-epimerase, which produces MATLAPSIIASDFGHLADQADAALQAGADWLHLDVMDGHFVPNLTIGPGVVAALRPVAEAHQAPLDVHLMVERPERFLEAFAEAGADVLTVHAEATSHLHRALQQIHALGCRAGVAINPATPLTQIEPVLTMVDLVLVMSVNPGFSGQSYIGTTTDKIRQTRRRLNALGVTTLLEVDGGVKPHNALEIVQAGADVLVAGSAIFGGDIASNVEQFRQSLMLAA; this is translated from the coding sequence ATGGCTACGCTTGCCCCTTCCATCATTGCCTCCGACTTTGGCCATCTGGCGGATCAGGCCGACGCGGCGTTGCAGGCCGGGGCCGACTGGCTGCACCTGGACGTGATGGACGGCCACTTCGTGCCCAACCTGACCATTGGCCCGGGCGTCGTGGCTGCCCTGCGCCCGGTGGCCGAGGCCCACCAAGCGCCGCTCGACGTTCACTTGATGGTGGAGCGCCCCGAGCGCTTTCTGGAAGCCTTCGCCGAGGCTGGCGCCGACGTTCTTACGGTGCACGCCGAGGCCACTTCGCATCTGCACCGTGCCCTCCAGCAGATTCACGCGCTTGGGTGCCGTGCGGGCGTCGCGATCAATCCGGCCACGCCGCTCACACAGATCGAGCCGGTGCTTACGATGGTCGACCTTGTGCTGGTGATGTCGGTGAACCCAGGATTTAGCGGGCAGTCGTACATTGGCACGACCACCGATAAAATTCGGCAGACACGCCGTCGCCTCAATGCGCTGGGCGTTACCACCTTGTTGGAAGTGGACGGCGGGGTGAAGCCGCACAACGCGCTGGAGATTGTGCAAGCCGGGGCCGATGTATTGGTGGCCGGCAGTGCCATTTTTGGCGGTGACATCGCGTCGAACGTGGAGCAATTTCGTCAGTCGTTGATGCTTGCGGCGTGA